Proteins from a genomic interval of Callospermophilus lateralis isolate mCalLat2 chromosome 1, mCalLat2.hap1, whole genome shotgun sequence:
- the LOC143399779 gene encoding 15 kDa protein B-like has protein sequence MAGAWKALVLVVGFAVVSCEAHRRLRYEDFVNRAVNIYNRGQRGKPLFRLLEAIPPRLNFTIRIPLNFTIKETVCISTPRSQPQECAFREGGEERTCTGESSRRRVSFLILTCDRVCENPTQVNRVIRSDDDPVEDFLGNLPPAAREAYEKSQVRHHLQHPE, from the exons ATGGCAGGGGCCTGGAAGGCACTTGTATTGGTGGTGGGCTTCGCAGTAGTGTCCTGTGAGGCCCATCGCCGTCTGAGATATGAAGATTTCGTCAACAGGGCTGTGAACATCTACAATAGGGGGCAGCGGGGAAAGCCTCTCTTCCGGCTGCTGGAAGCCATTCCACCTCGGTTG AACTTTACCATCAGGATCCCACTCAACTTCACCATTAAAGAGACAGTATGCATTTCCACCCCAAGGAGCCAGCCACAAGAATGTGCCTTCCGGGAAGGCGGG GAGGAGCGAACTTGCACTGGAGAATCCTCGCGGCGGAGGGTGAGCTTCTTGATCCTTACCTGCGACAGGGTCTGCGAGAACCCGACACAG GTCAACAGGGTGATACGTTCTGATGATGACCCTGTTGAGGATTTCCTGGGCAATCTGCCGCCTGCGGCCAGGGAAGCATATGAGAAAAGCCAAGTACGACATCATCTCCAACATCCTGAGTAA